From the genome of Populus alba chromosome 10, ASM523922v2, whole genome shotgun sequence, one region includes:
- the LOC118059934 gene encoding small ribosomal subunit protein uS12: MGKTRGMGAGRKLKSHRRRQRWADKSYKKSNLGNEWKKPFAGSSHAKGIVLEKIGIEAKQPNSAIRKCARVQLIKNGKKIAAFVPNDGCLNYIEENDEVLIAGFGRKGHAVGDIPGVRFKVVKVSGVSLLALFKEKKEKPRS; this comes from the exons ATGGG TAAGACACGTGGAATGGGAGCTGGTCGTAAGCTGAAGTCCCATCGCAGAAGGCAAAGGTGGGCTGACAAGTCATACAAGAAATCCAACCTTGGAAATGAGTGGAAGAAACCATTTGCTGGGTCCTCCCATGCCAAGGGGATTGTTCTTGAAAAGAT CGGCATTGAGGCTAAGCAGCCAAATTCTGCTATTCGAAAATGTGCTCGTGTTCAGCTGATCAAGAATGGGAAAAAGATTGCTGCCTTTGTACCCAATGATGGTTGCTTAAACTACATCGAGGAAAAT gaTGAGGTTTTGATCGCTGGATTTGGACGAAAGGGCCACGCAGTGGGAGATATTCCTGGAGTCAGGTTCAAGGTGGTGAAGGTGTCTGGTGTATCCCTTCTTGCTCTGTTtaaagagaagaaggaaaagcCAAGGTCTTAG
- the LOC118059938 gene encoding salt stress-induced hydrophobic peptide ESI3 — MGSATFLEVILAIILPPVGVFLRFGCGVEFWICLLLTVLGYIPGIIYAIYVLVG, encoded by the exons ATGGGTTCAGCGACATTCTTAGAAGTGATACTGGCCATTATCCTACCACCTGTTGGGGTCTTCCTGCGTTTTGGCTGTGGA GTGGAGTTCTGGATATGTTTGCTGTTGACCGTATTGGGATACATTCCAGGGATAATATATGCCATTTATGTATTAGTTGGATAG